The window GTTGGAGCACGTCGACCATGGTGGTGTGCTCGACCCAGTCGATACCTTCCTGGGTGTACACCTCCGGACGGTAGTCCTTGGTATAGAAGCGGTCGGCCATCAGGCGCCGCGAGGCGTTCATGATGAAGATCTGGAACGCCGTCTCGCCGAAGGCGAAGCCTTCCGGGCGCACGGTTTCGGCCAGTTGCCCGACCAGGGTGTCGATCTGCTCGATGTCGTTGCCATACAGGCGCTTGAGCTGCGCCAGGGTGGCGGCGTCCGTGGTCAGATCCTCGAACTTGGTGATCGGGTTGAGGCCGATCTGCCGGCGGAACTCGTTGTAGCGCGGCACGCCGCGCTCGCGATCGCGCAGCACGTCGATCGCTGCCAGGTCGATGTTGCCGAGCAGCGGCATGGACAGGTTGCGCAGGAAGTTCGGGTAGTTGTTGAGGGTCAGCGAGCCCGGGTTGGTGATCCCGAAGGAGTACCACAAGCGCTCCGGATGCTCGTCGGCCAGCAGGTTCTCGGCGTCACGGTCACGGGTGTCCTGCATCGGCACCGAGCGCGACACGATGTTCGAGCCGATGTCGTAGATGTCGATCTTGTCGCGCAGCAGCGAGTGCATGCGGTACACCGCGACGAACTCCTCGGTGAGACTGAAGGGCACTCCATAGTTGTTCGGCGCGGTGGTGCCGACGATGCCGCCCAGCGCATGGTCGAGGGCGGTGTTGCCGAACCCATCGGCCATGCTCGGGTCGAAGCCGAGGATGCGCTTGACGAAGGAGTCAGACTTGGCCAGATCCTCTTGCAGCATGCGCACTTCGGCCTGGTAGTCGTCACGCGGGCCGCCTTGGCCCAGCAGGCCCCACCAGTTGGCATACATCGCCCGCTCGGTGACCGGGTTGGCGATCACCGCCGGGGTCCACTCCACGGTGTGAATCTTGGCCATCAGCGCCGAGTTGACCAGCCGGGCGTGGTCGTACAGCCACTGATCGTCCTTTTCCGGGTACTTCGCCTTGAGCTTGGTGGCGATGGCGTTGTGCTCGAGGGTGAACAGCTGGTGCAGCATGCTCAGGCCCACCCACCAGTTCTCGTTGACGCCGGTGATCGACTTGCCGCTGAGCAGTTCGGTCGGCAGGCGGTTGTCGCTGCCCACCTTGAGCTTGCCGTCGACGAAGGAACGCACCTTGTCGCTGACCTCCCTGCTGCTGCCGTAGATCTGCGAGCCATCCCACCAGTGGGTGTTGTGGTTGCGGTAGGTCTGCGGCATGCCGGTATCGGCGCCGGTGCGGGTAGGGTCAGGCTGGGTGCGCTTGACCGACATGGTGCCCGAGCCCAGGGCATCGCCCGGCGGCAGCGGGAACTGGATCGGGTCGGCATCGGCATTCGGACCGTGATCGAACCAGTCATGGGTCATGAACTGGATCCAGGACGCGGCGATGAAGTTGAGACTCGGCGCCGGCTTGAACTCGCCCCGCGCCATCACGCTGTTACTGACATCCCGCGGGTTGGGAGTGAGCAGCGTGGCGGTCTCGCCGTGGGTCACCGCCGTATCGACGTTACGCCCGAAGCGTCGTAGCGCCGAGCCTTCGGCCGGATTCTCGAGAATGTTGCAGGTGCCGTCCTCGGTGCGTGCGGTGTGGCTGCGCGCGTCGCAGGTGATGTTGGCGTTGTAGCGGGCGTAGTCCTCGACATCGAAGAGGTTGTTCTCGAACAACGACTGGCGTTCGACAGCCAGTACCAGCAGCCCTGAGACGACGCCCAGCGTTCCCAGCTTGGTCAAAGCTGGCCAGGTTACCCAAACAGACATGGCTTTATCTCCCACTTGTTCTTGTTGTGCGCACGAATCGCGCGCCGGATGAAGCCGGCACCGTCGAGCTTAGGGAGATAGGCCGGCCCCTCCCCCCTTCCCAGGGAGGGGGTGGGGTCAATCAGCGGTAAACAAACGTGATGCAGCTGGCAATCGCCTAGTTCTGCGGACGCACGCGAAGAATCGCCTCGGTGCGGTTGGTCACCTCCAGCTTCGCGTAGATGTTCTTCAGGTGCCACTTGGTGGTCGACAGCGCCGTGCCACTTCTGGCGCTGATCTGGGTATTCGACAGGCCCTGCAGCAGGTAGTCGAGAATCTGCGCCTCCTTGCCCGTCAGCAGGCCGGAGAGGTCGGCCGTCTCGGACCGGGGGGCCGCCTCGGGCGCGCAGAACTCGGCGTAGAACTGCCGGTAGCGCTCCGGCAACGCCAGCCGTCCCGACTGCACCAGAGCGGCGACCAGGACACCGAATCCTGGCGCCTCGTCGAACACCGAACAGGTGATGTTGAGCAGCCCGTATTCCTCGACCAACTGCGCCAGCTCGGCCAGTTGCGCCTGCCGGTCCTGCCCCTGGCTACCGAGCACCAGCAGATTGGCATCGACGATCATGGCCCGCGCGCGCATCTCGCTCTGCCGCAAGGACGCCGCCAGCACCTTGAGGATGCGCCCAGCGCGCACCTGGGCGCCGCGTGCCAGCAGCCAGTACACCACCGCCAGACCGTAGCGCTCCCAGCACTCGTCATGCTCGCGCAGCCGGTCCCAGTGCCCCTCCTCCAGACGCCGGTCGAGTTGGTAGTGGCGGGCCAGGCTCTCCAGCTGGCGGTGGTTCCCGCTGACATACGCCTGGCGCAGCCGCTCCTGCACCAGTTGGCTGGCGAAACGCTCGTAATTGCCCAACTGCAGGATGCCGGCCAGCTGCTCGAGCAGGCGCTCGGCGCGCATCTGCAGCTTCCGGCGGTGCAGCAGGCGCGCCAGGGTGAGATAGACCGTGGCGATGGCCTCGGTTGCCGAGGAAGAGTTGACCCGGGCGATCAGGTCTTCGCACAGCTGCTGCGCCGCGGCGAACTGGCTCTGCTCGTAGAGCACCACCACCATACCGGTGGCGCGGTTGACCCAGGCCGGACTGGAACTCTCGGTGCGCTCGTAATCGCTGCGCACATCCTTGCGCGCCACGGTCGCCCGGCAGGCATTGTTGTTGCACAGCGCGATGATCAGGTCCGCGTAGCTCTCCAAGAACACATGCCCGGTCTGCACCAACAGCACCTTGGCCCGCACGGCGAAGCGGATCGACTGGTCGAGGCGACCGCCCAGCAGGTGGTGATAGGCGATAACGGTCAACACCCGCGCCCGCGTGCCCGGCGCTACGCCGGGCTCGAGCAGTTGCTCCCAGTCCGGGGCGAGGCGGAAATCCTTGTCGTGCTGAAACAACTCCAGGTTCAGCACCAGGTACTGCAGGCTCGCCGGCTCGATGGCCGCCGACGCGAGACCGGCGTCGAGGAGTTCGAGGTAATAGCGGGCCTGGTGGAAGCGCCGCGACAGGATCAGGGCCGCGATCAACGCCTGCAACATGCGCCCGCTACCCAGCAATTGCGTCTCAGGCAGCGGCGCCACCCATTTGAGCACTTCGCCGAACTGCCCGTTGCGCACCCACTGCTCGCAGCAACATTCCAGCATGTCCTGCCACAAGGCCGGCTCGCCACTGCGCCGCGCATGCTGCAAGGCCTGCTCGTGATCACCCTGCTCCTGGTAGTAGCCCGCTGCGCGGCAGTGCAGTTCGGCGAGGCGTTGCCGACCTTCGATCGCCAGACGGCTGCCGAGGAAGTCATGGAGCAAGGCGTGATAGCGGAACCAGCCGGGCTGGCCGTCCACCGGCAGCATGAACAGTTGCCGGGCCGCCAGATCCTCCAGCAGCAAGGCCGAGCCCTGGCGCTGGAACACCCGATCGCAAAGCTCGCCATTGAATTTCTCGAAGATCGCGCTGCCCAGGAAAAAATCACGTAGCACCGGCGTCAGCTGCTCGAGCACCACATGACCGAAGTAATCAACGATCTCCGGCTGAGTGCCATCGAAGCGCTCCAAGGCGCCCGTGCCGAAGCGCGCATAGGCCAGCAGTGCGACCTTGCCCCCGGCCACCCAACCTTCGGTCATCGCCAGCAGATCGGCGACATAGCCCTCGCTCAGCGCGGGGCCGCCCAGATCGGCGTTCAGCGCCTGGATCTGCGCCGCCGACAGACGCAGGTCGTGCTGCTCGATGCACAGCAAGGCGTTGTCCAACTTGAAACGGCT is drawn from Pseudomonas cavernae and contains these coding sequences:
- a CDS encoding peroxidase family protein translates to MSVWVTWPALTKLGTLGVVSGLLVLAVERQSLFENNLFDVEDYARYNANITCDARSHTARTEDGTCNILENPAEGSALRRFGRNVDTAVTHGETATLLTPNPRDVSNSVMARGEFKPAPSLNFIAASWIQFMTHDWFDHGPNADADPIQFPLPPGDALGSGTMSVKRTQPDPTRTGADTGMPQTYRNHNTHWWDGSQIYGSSREVSDKVRSFVDGKLKVGSDNRLPTELLSGKSITGVNENWWVGLSMLHQLFTLEHNAIATKLKAKYPEKDDQWLYDHARLVNSALMAKIHTVEWTPAVIANPVTERAMYANWWGLLGQGGPRDDYQAEVRMLQEDLAKSDSFVKRILGFDPSMADGFGNTALDHALGGIVGTTAPNNYGVPFSLTEEFVAVYRMHSLLRDKIDIYDIGSNIVSRSVPMQDTRDRDAENLLADEHPERLWYSFGITNPGSLTLNNYPNFLRNLSMPLLGNIDLAAIDVLRDRERGVPRYNEFRRQIGLNPITKFEDLTTDAATLAQLKRLYGNDIEQIDTLVGQLAETVRPEGFAFGETAFQIFIMNASRRLMADRFYTKDYRPEVYTQEGIDWVEHTTMVDVLQRHNPELSSSLVGVENAFKPWGLNIPADYESWPRVGKLDNLWINGAMRTQFSLEQLPPLVPVDVGGLIGSILWKKVEERTDVAPVGYEKPIHAHGVMAKAKFVPVANNGYTGLFTGADSGLLRLSVTGDPADRGFAPGLAWKAFVDGKPSQNVSALYTLSGQGTNYDFFTNELSSYVSPEANETLGTTVLFSAVSSKPTLLRLDDMAQVTQNGAAVASAKAPTQVYFVPRAELRSRFVSTPHDFRQDLLTLKTGTKVYDVYATSMEIKTSIIPSLNTSYANQRRSNAKKIGEIELTSNFIASQFGDSGVFFKHQRHEDK
- a CDS encoding LuxR C-terminal-related transcriptional regulator; protein product: MDRQPRCAVLPTGVIRDDLLELLDRSEDFPLTLLLAPAGSGKSTLLAHWLSRPRRRRTLYYPLQARDNEPLRFFRRLLEAIRTQVADFDLSWFNPLGAEIAHSPVVMGEYLAEALGRVDGGLCLVFDDFQHLDAPLILEVLAAALRGLPPSVRVVISSRNHPGFSLSRFKLDNALLCIEQHDLRLSAAQIQALNADLGGPALSEGYVADLLAMTEGWVAGGKVALLAYARFGTGALERFDGTQPEIVDYFGHVVLEQLTPVLRDFFLGSAIFEKFNGELCDRVFQRQGSALLLEDLAARQLFMLPVDGQPGWFRYHALLHDFLGSRLAIEGRQRLAELHCRAAGYYQEQGDHEQALQHARRSGEPALWQDMLECCCEQWVRNGQFGEVLKWVAPLPETQLLGSGRMLQALIAALILSRRFHQARYYLELLDAGLASAAIEPASLQYLVLNLELFQHDKDFRLAPDWEQLLEPGVAPGTRARVLTVIAYHHLLGGRLDQSIRFAVRAKVLLVQTGHVFLESYADLIIALCNNNACRATVARKDVRSDYERTESSSPAWVNRATGMVVVLYEQSQFAAAQQLCEDLIARVNSSSATEAIATVYLTLARLLHRRKLQMRAERLLEQLAGILQLGNYERFASQLVQERLRQAYVSGNHRQLESLARHYQLDRRLEEGHWDRLREHDECWERYGLAVVYWLLARGAQVRAGRILKVLAASLRQSEMRARAMIVDANLLVLGSQGQDRQAQLAELAQLVEEYGLLNITCSVFDEAPGFGVLVAALVQSGRLALPERYRQFYAEFCAPEAAPRSETADLSGLLTGKEAQILDYLLQGLSNTQISARSGTALSTTKWHLKNIYAKLEVTNRTEAILRVRPQN